Proteins co-encoded in one candidate division KSB1 bacterium genomic window:
- the smpB gene encoding SsrA-binding protein SmpB, translating into MSEKLITTNRKARHDYIILETFEAGIALQGTEVKSLRAGRANLKDSYAAIKDGEVWLYQAHISPYDYGNVYNHDPLRPRKLLLHRQEIRRLAGKVQERGLTLVPLRMYFKKGRAKVELALARGKRQYDRREDIARRDVERDTQRELKEKYRIKL; encoded by the coding sequence AGCCAGGCACGACTACATCATCCTGGAAACCTTCGAGGCCGGGATTGCCCTGCAGGGAACGGAGGTCAAATCACTGCGAGCGGGACGCGCCAACCTGAAAGATAGCTACGCGGCAATAAAGGACGGTGAGGTATGGCTCTACCAGGCACACATCAGCCCGTACGATTATGGCAACGTCTACAACCATGATCCGCTCCGTCCGCGCAAGTTGCTTCTCCATCGCCAGGAGATACGACGCCTGGCCGGCAAGGTACAGGAACGAGGTCTGACGCTGGTGCCGTTACGGATGTACTTCAAAAAGGGCCGGGCCAAGGTCGAACTTGCCCTTGCACGTGGCAAACGCCAGTACGACCGCCGGGAAGACATTGCCCGGCGCGACGTGGAACGCGACACGCAAAGAGAGTTGAAGGAAAAGTACCGCATCAAGCTCTGA